In Methanomassiliicoccales archaeon, the DNA window GGCGCTAGAGTTTACTTGGTAAGAGGCCTTATTTCAGATGCCGGGAGAATTGTCAGCGAGGGAAAAAGGAAGTTTGGGACAATTTGAGAATAAGAGATCCAGATGAGGTAATCAGCAGAGCCAAGCAAATCTATGAGGAGATGCTTGAATTCCTTGAGGTTGAGCCTGGTAAGAGAAAGCCAAGCATGAGTCTGTGGGGGGTTAAATCAGTAATGCAGTATCTAAAATCAAACAGAATCTTTGACAGAAAAACAAAGGGGAAAGATCTGCTTGATTTAATTGACAATGACAAAATCAACGTGATTGACTTCTCCCAAAATAGCCAGCTGACTGAAGAGGAGAAGAACATCATCTTCAAGAAGGTCATAGAGTATGTAACTGAGAAATACATTAAGAAGAAAGAGACAACAGTTTTCATTGTTGGTGATGAGATTCACAACTATCTCACCACCAGATGGGGAAAGAGGATTATTAGTAAGCTCTTCCGTGAAGGCAGGAGTAATCAGGTTAACTTATTGATAGCCACTCAATACCTGCACAACCTTCCAGATGAGATTGCCTATGGAGCTTCACACATAGCAATCCTTGGAACCCTCACAAGTGCTGACGATTATTATCTCCTCAAAAAGGTAGTTCCAGACTTTGATGTTAAGTTTGAGCGTCTTGTGGCATCTTCTCCAGCTGAAGTTGAGCTTTTGAAAAGAAAAGAGCGTGGAAAAGGCTATTTCATTTATAATAAGTTCTTCACTGAGCGAATTCATTTTAGACCTTCCCAAACCCTTTAGTAGGAGGTGGAAAAAATGTTTAAGTTTTTGAAAAGAAAGAAAAAGCGTGAAGATGGTCTTCCAAAGAGGGAGTATCCTGGTGATGAACAGCTAGGCTTTCAAGAAAAGATACTCCAAAAAGCAGAAGAAAACGCCGAAGAGAGAGTTCAGAGAGTTGTTAAAGAAGAACTTCTTGAAGTGCAGAAGTACAATGCAAACGTGAGGAATCTGAGATTTGTCAAGACTCACCACACAGTACTCAAAGCTCTCTACAAAATCCCAACTGGAGGGAAAATCTTCAAGGAGATAGTTACTCTTGGCTATGTACAAGGCGTTGCTATTGCCCCAAGCGATCTCATTGTTATTTCCTACACTCCAAGAGCTCCGACATGGCTTGATGAAGTTTTTATGAGTCTTTCCAGAGCATTGGGAAGACATCCACAGTCAAGATTGTTGTGGGCCTTCCCGCAGTTCTGTCCGTTGCCTGCTATGGACCACACCATAATAGTTGAGACCTCCAGGATAATGAACATTCCTTGGGGAGAGTTTGCTTTGCCTCCAATGATGAGTGAAGATGAAGTTGCAACGTTCTATGCAATTTACAAGAAATCTCAAACGCTTGAAAGCTTTATTGACGTGCTCCTGAAGAGGAGTGGTCAACTCGTGGATACTGCACTGACAATAAACCCATTCATTAAGAGCTACAACCTCATTGAAAAGACCAAGAATCAAAAGAAGAAAGAAGAGCGCTTCAAGATTGCTGAAGGTGGAGAAATAATACTGACGAAAGAGGATAAGGACATTTGGGAGGAGTTCAACATATGAGCGATGAAGT includes these proteins:
- a CDS encoding ATP-binding protein, encoding MRIRDPDEVISRAKQIYEEMLEFLEVEPGKRKPSMSLWGVKSVMQYLKSNRIFDRKTKGKDLLDLIDNDKINVIDFSQNSQLTEEEKNIIFKKVIEYVTEKYIKKKETTVFIVGDEIHNYLTTRWGKRIISKLFREGRSNQVNLLIATQYLHNLPDEIAYGASHIAILGTLTSADDYYLLKKVVPDFDVKFERLVASSPAEVELLKRKERGKGYFIYNKFFTERIHFRPSQTL